From Pseudomonas sp. stari2, a single genomic window includes:
- the modC gene encoding molybdenum ABC transporter ATP-binding protein — protein MIEARLKLAYPGFGLDVDLHLPGRGVTALFGQSGSGKTTCLRCIAGLERASHAFVQINDEIWQDSEKGVFVPPHKRALGYVFQEASLFPHLSVLANLQFGLKRIARNQRRVDMAQATELLGIGHLLERNPQHLSGGERQRVGIARALLTSPKLLLMDEPLAALDSQRKSEILPYLQRLHDELDIPVLYVSHAQDEVARLADHLVLLDDGKALASGPIGETLARLDLPLAMGDDAGVVIEGQVISYDHHYQLLCLQLPSTKLSIRVTHSPMEIGQTLRCKVQARDISLTLQNTEQSSILNRLPVTVVSEMPADNAAHVLIRLDAGGTPLLARITRYSRDQLGVHAGQQLWAQIKAVAVLA, from the coding sequence ATGATTGAAGCACGCTTGAAACTCGCTTACCCCGGCTTCGGCCTGGATGTCGACCTGCACTTGCCCGGTCGCGGCGTGACCGCGTTGTTCGGGCAATCGGGTTCCGGCAAGACCACCTGCCTGCGTTGCATTGCCGGACTTGAACGGGCTTCGCACGCCTTTGTGCAAATCAACGACGAAATCTGGCAGGACAGCGAGAAAGGCGTCTTTGTCCCGCCACATAAACGTGCACTCGGCTATGTTTTTCAGGAAGCGAGCCTGTTTCCGCACCTCTCGGTGCTGGCCAACCTGCAATTCGGACTCAAGCGGATTGCCAGGAATCAGCGCCGGGTCGACATGGCGCAAGCCACTGAACTGTTGGGAATCGGCCATTTGCTCGAGCGTAATCCGCAGCATCTGTCCGGCGGAGAGCGACAGCGCGTCGGCATCGCCCGGGCGCTTTTGACCAGTCCGAAACTGTTGCTGATGGACGAGCCGCTCGCGGCCCTCGACAGTCAACGTAAAAGCGAAATCCTGCCTTACCTGCAACGGCTTCACGACGAACTCGATATCCCGGTTCTGTATGTCAGTCACGCCCAGGACGAAGTCGCGCGCCTGGCCGATCATCTGGTACTGCTCGACGACGGCAAAGCGCTGGCGAGTGGTCCGATTGGTGAAACCCTGGCGCGCCTCGATTTGCCACTGGCAATGGGCGATGACGCAGGTGTGGTGATTGAGGGCCAGGTCATTTCCTACGATCACCACTACCAATTGCTATGCCTGCAATTGCCCAGCACGAAGTTGAGCATTCGCGTGACTCACTCCCCCATGGAGATTGGTCAGACGCTGCGCTGCAAAGTGCAGGCTCGCGATATCAGCCTGACCCTGCAAAACACCGAGCAGAGCAGCATCCTCAATCGACTGCCGGTAACGGTGGTCAGCGAAATGCCCGCCGACAATGCCGCTCATGTGCTGATTCGCCTCGATGCGGGTGGTACGCCGCTGCTGGCAAGAATCACCCGGTATTCGCGGGACCAGTTGGGCGTGCATGCCGGTCAACAATTATGGGCGCAGATCAAGGCCGTCGCGGTGCTGGCTTAA
- the uvrC gene encoding excinuclease ABC subunit UvrC yields the protein MTETFDSGAFLSTVSGRPGVYRMFDSDARLLYVGKAKNLKKRLASYFRKTGLAPKTAALVGRIAQVETTITANETEALLLEQTLIKEWRPPYNILLRDDKSYPYVFLSDGQFPRLSIHRGAKKAKGKYFGPYPSAGAIRESLSLLQKAFFVRQCEDSYYKNRTRPCLQYQIKRCKAPCVGLVEPEVYAEDVRHSVMFLEGRSHALTNELSTAMEEAAINLEFERAAELRDQIALLRRVQDQQSMEGGTGDIDVIAAFVNPGGACVHLISVRGGRVLGSKNFFPQVGIEEDVAEVMAAFLGQYFISSPERDLPSELIVNVVHEDFPTLIEAIQELRGRELSISHRVRGTRARWQQLAVTNAEQALGARLANRQHVAARFEALAEVLKLDEPPQRLECYDISHSSGEATVASCVVFGPEGAIKSDYRRYNIEGVTAGDDYAAMHQALTRRFSKLKDGEGKLPDILLVDGGKGQLSMARDVLNELAVPDLILLGVAKGATRKAGFETLYLNDAAHEFTLRGDSPALHLIQQIRDEAHRFAITGHRARRGKTRRTSTLEGVAGVGPTRRRDLLKHFGGLQELSRASIEEIAKAPGISKKLAESIYANLHSE from the coding sequence ATGACTGAAACATTCGATTCCGGCGCCTTCCTGTCGACTGTCAGTGGGCGGCCTGGCGTTTACCGCATGTTCGACAGCGATGCGCGTCTGCTGTACGTCGGCAAGGCCAAGAATCTGAAAAAGCGCCTGGCCAGTTACTTTCGGAAAACCGGGCTGGCGCCCAAAACCGCCGCGCTGGTCGGGCGAATCGCCCAGGTCGAAACGACCATTACCGCCAATGAAACAGAAGCCCTGTTGCTTGAGCAAACACTGATCAAGGAGTGGCGGCCGCCGTACAACATCCTGTTGCGCGACGACAAGTCTTATCCGTATGTGTTTCTGTCTGACGGACAATTCCCTCGCCTGAGCATTCATCGCGGTGCCAAGAAGGCCAAGGGCAAGTACTTCGGGCCTTACCCGAGTGCCGGGGCAATCCGCGAAAGCCTCAGCCTTCTGCAAAAGGCATTCTTCGTGCGCCAGTGCGAAGACAGCTACTACAAGAACCGGACGCGTCCGTGCCTGCAGTACCAGATCAAGCGCTGCAAGGCTCCCTGTGTCGGGCTGGTAGAGCCCGAGGTGTACGCCGAAGACGTGCGGCACTCGGTGATGTTCCTCGAGGGGCGCAGTCATGCACTGACTAATGAACTGTCCACGGCGATGGAAGAGGCTGCAATCAACCTTGAGTTCGAACGTGCTGCCGAGCTTCGCGATCAGATTGCATTGCTACGTCGGGTCCAGGATCAGCAGAGCATGGAAGGCGGGACTGGCGATATCGATGTGATCGCAGCCTTTGTCAACCCCGGAGGCGCCTGCGTGCATTTGATCAGCGTGCGGGGAGGGCGGGTTCTGGGCAGCAAGAACTTTTTCCCGCAGGTCGGGATCGAGGAAGATGTTGCCGAAGTCATGGCTGCGTTTCTTGGCCAGTATTTCATCAGCAGCCCCGAGCGGGATTTGCCAAGTGAACTGATCGTCAACGTCGTTCATGAAGACTTTCCCACATTGATCGAAGCGATTCAGGAACTGCGCGGGCGCGAACTGTCCATCAGTCATCGGGTTCGCGGTACGAGGGCGCGCTGGCAACAGCTGGCCGTGACCAATGCCGAACAGGCGCTGGGTGCGAGGCTAGCAAACCGCCAGCACGTTGCGGCCCGTTTCGAGGCGTTGGCCGAGGTGTTGAAGCTGGACGAGCCACCGCAGCGCCTGGAGTGCTACGACATCAGCCATTCCAGCGGCGAAGCGACCGTTGCGTCCTGTGTTGTGTTCGGGCCGGAAGGGGCAATCAAATCGGATTACCGCCGATACAACATTGAAGGCGTGACGGCGGGTGATGATTATGCCGCCATGCACCAGGCGTTGACCCGGCGCTTCAGCAAGCTGAAGGACGGTGAGGGCAAGTTGCCGGACATTCTGTTGGTGGACGGCGGCAAAGGGCAGTTGTCGATGGCGCGTGATGTGCTCAACGAACTGGCTGTGCCGGACCTGATCCTGCTGGGCGTTGCAAAAGGCGCGACGCGCAAGGCAGGGTTCGAGACTTTGTATCTGAATGATGCCGCGCATGAATTCACGTTGCGTGGCGACTCACCTGCGTTGCACCTGATTCAGCAGATTCGTGATGAAGCTCACCGCTTTGCAATCACCGGACACCGTGCGCGTCGTGGCAAAACCCGTCGTACATCAACGCTGGAAGGCGTGGCGGGCGTAGGTCCGACCCGTCGCAGGGACTTGCTGAAACATTTTGGTGGATTGCAGGAGCTGTCTCGTGCAAGCATCGAAGAGATCGCCAAAGCACCGGGGATCAGCAAAAAGCTAGCAGAGTCGATTTATGCAAACCTGCATAGTGAGTAG
- a CDS encoding DNA topoisomerase IB, with amino-acid sequence MPDTALTDVLPSNLHYVDDTQPGLTRKKLRGKFCYFDATGQRIRDPDEIKRINALAVPPAYTDVWICADSRGHLQATGRDARGRKQYRYHPRWREVRDADKYSRLREFGMALPKLRKQLEVLLDAPGFSRDKVMATVITLLDATLIRVGNTQYARDNKSYGLTTLRNRHVEINGSAILFQFRGKSGIEHQITVKDRRLARIIKRCLEIPGQNLFQYVDEHGERHTVSSSDVNSYLQTLTGADFTAKDYRTWAGSALALSVLRELQWESEAEAKRHVVEMVKGVARQLGNTPAVCRKCYIHPAVVEHFMLGALADLPKPRIRKGLRKEEVALALFLERMSDMA; translated from the coding sequence ATGCCCGATACAGCGCTGACCGATGTGTTGCCTTCGAACCTGCATTACGTCGATGACACCCAGCCGGGACTCACCCGCAAAAAGCTGCGCGGCAAGTTCTGCTACTTCGACGCAACTGGCCAGCGCATCCGCGATCCTGACGAAATCAAACGCATCAATGCGTTGGCTGTGCCGCCGGCCTACACCGATGTGTGGATCTGCGCGGACTCTCGCGGCCATCTGCAAGCCACCGGCCGCGATGCTCGCGGGCGCAAACAATACCGCTATCACCCACGCTGGCGCGAAGTCCGCGATGCCGACAAATACTCGCGACTGCGCGAGTTCGGCATGGCGCTGCCGAAGCTGCGCAAACAACTGGAAGTGCTGCTGGACGCACCGGGGTTCAGCCGCGACAAAGTCATGGCCACGGTGATTACTTTGCTTGATGCCACGCTGATCCGCGTCGGCAATACTCAATACGCACGAGACAATAAATCCTATGGGCTGACTACTCTGCGCAATCGGCATGTCGAGATCAATGGCAGCGCGATCCTGTTCCAGTTTCGCGGAAAGAGCGGTATCGAGCATCAAATCACCGTGAAAGACCGGCGCCTGGCGCGGATTATCAAGCGCTGCCTGGAAATCCCGGGGCAGAACCTGTTCCAGTACGTGGATGAACACGGTGAGCGGCACACCGTCAGTTCCTCCGACGTCAACTCTTACCTGCAAACCCTGACCGGCGCGGACTTCACCGCCAAGGACTACCGGACCTGGGCTGGCAGCGCCCTCGCCCTGTCGGTGCTGCGGGAGTTGCAATGGGAATCGGAAGCCGAAGCCAAGCGGCATGTGGTGGAGATGGTCAAAGGTGTAGCGCGACAACTGGGCAATACGCCAGCAGTGTGCCGCAAATGCTATATCCACCCGGCCGTGGTGGAGCATTTCATGCTGGGCGCGCTGGCGGATCTGCCAAAGCCGAGGATCCGCAAAGGTCTGCGCAAGGAGGAAGTGGCCCTGGCGTTATTCCTTGAGCGCATGTCTGACATGGCTTGA
- the modA gene encoding molybdate ABC transporter substrate-binding protein: protein MTIRASRFAPTCLASLLAVFAVGAVQADEVQVAVAANFTGPIQAIAADFEKDTGHKLVAAYGATGQFYTQIKNGAPFEVFLSADDTTPEKLEKEGDAVKGSRFTYAIGTLALWSAKEGYVDAKGDALKKNEYQHLSIANPKTAPYGLAATQVLEKLKLTDATKAKIVEGQNITQAYQFVSTGNAELGFVALSQIYKDGKVSSGSAWIVPASMHDPIKQDAVILNKGKDNAAAKALVDYLKGPKAAAVIKSYGYQL from the coding sequence ATGACCATTCGTGCCTCACGTTTTGCCCCTACCTGCCTGGCCTCCCTGCTGGCGGTATTCGCCGTCGGTGCTGTTCAGGCGGATGAAGTGCAAGTTGCCGTCGCGGCCAACTTCACCGGACCGATCCAGGCAATCGCCGCCGATTTCGAAAAAGACACCGGGCACAAACTGGTTGCAGCCTACGGTGCCACCGGGCAGTTCTACACCCAGATCAAAAACGGCGCGCCATTTGAAGTGTTCCTCTCGGCCGACGACACCACCCCTGAAAAACTGGAAAAAGAAGGCGACGCCGTCAAAGGTTCGCGCTTCACCTACGCCATCGGCACCCTGGCGCTGTGGTCGGCCAAAGAAGGTTACGTCGACGCCAAAGGCGACGCTCTGAAGAAAAACGAGTACCAACACCTGTCCATCGCCAACCCGAAAACTGCACCTTATGGCCTGGCTGCCACCCAGGTGCTGGAAAAGCTGAAACTGACTGATGCAACCAAAGCCAAGATCGTCGAAGGCCAGAACATCACCCAGGCCTACCAGTTCGTTTCCACCGGCAACGCTGAGCTGGGCTTCGTTGCCCTCTCGCAGATCTACAAGGACGGCAAAGTCAGCAGCGGCTCGGCATGGATCGTTCCGGCGAGCATGCACGACCCGATCAAACAGGACGCTGTCATCCTGAACAAAGGCAAGGACAACGCGGCGGCCAAGGCGCTGGTTGATTACCTCAAAGGCCCGAAAGCCGCTGCGGTCATCAAGTCCTACGGTTATCAGCTGTAA
- the pgsA gene encoding CDP-diacylglycerol--glycerol-3-phosphate 3-phosphatidyltransferase has protein sequence MNIPNLITVLRVLLIPIFILLFYLPYQWSYLASSSVFAFAAATDWLDGYLARRLEQSTPFGAFLDPVADKLMVAVALVLLVQEHGNLWLTLPAAVIIGREIVVSALREWMAELGARAHVAVSNLGKWKTAAQMLALVILLANPKVFSFWVFIGYTLLMVSAGLTLWSMVQYLRAAWPHLKTDVEKK, from the coding sequence ATGAATATCCCTAATCTGATTACCGTTCTCCGTGTCCTGCTCATCCCGATCTTCATTTTGCTGTTCTATCTGCCTTACCAGTGGAGTTATCTGGCCTCAAGTTCGGTCTTTGCCTTCGCGGCGGCAACGGACTGGCTGGATGGCTATCTGGCGCGACGACTGGAGCAAAGCACTCCGTTTGGAGCGTTTCTGGATCCTGTCGCTGACAAACTGATGGTTGCTGTTGCACTGGTGTTGCTGGTGCAAGAACACGGCAATCTGTGGCTCACGTTGCCGGCGGCCGTCATCATCGGTCGCGAGATCGTCGTTTCGGCGTTGCGTGAGTGGATGGCCGAACTTGGTGCGCGGGCTCATGTGGCTGTATCGAACCTGGGCAAATGGAAAACCGCTGCGCAAATGCTTGCACTGGTGATCCTTCTGGCTAACCCCAAGGTTTTCAGCTTCTGGGTTTTCATCGGTTACACGTTGCTGATGGTTTCTGCAGGCCTGACCTTGTGGTCGATGGTTCAATACCTTCGGGCTGCCTGGCCGCATCTGAAGACCGATGTTGAAAAGAAATAA
- the modB gene encoding molybdate ABC transporter permease subunit, which translates to MSLTSADFAAIWLTLKLASLTTAILLVIGTPIALWLSRSQSWLRGPIGAIVALPLVLPPTVIGFYLLLALGPNGFLGHFTQWLGLGTLTFSFTGLVIGSVLYSMPFVVQPLQNAFSAIGTRPLEVAATLRANPWDTFFSVILPLARPGFITAAILGFAHTVGEFGVVLMIGGNIPDKTRVVSVQIYDHVEAMEYSQAHWLAGAMLVFSFLVLLALYSSRKSRAGWG; encoded by the coding sequence ATGTCGCTGACGAGTGCCGATTTCGCGGCGATCTGGCTGACCCTGAAACTGGCGTCCCTGACCACCGCGATCCTGCTGGTGATTGGTACTCCAATTGCCCTGTGGTTGTCGCGCAGCCAATCCTGGTTGCGCGGCCCCATCGGGGCGATTGTCGCCCTGCCCCTAGTGTTGCCGCCGACCGTTATCGGCTTTTATCTGTTGCTCGCGCTAGGCCCCAATGGCTTTCTGGGTCATTTCACCCAATGGCTTGGGCTCGGTACGCTTACGTTCAGTTTCACCGGGCTGGTGATCGGTTCGGTGCTCTATTCCATGCCCTTTGTGGTGCAGCCGTTGCAAAACGCCTTCTCCGCCATCGGCACTCGCCCACTGGAAGTGGCCGCGACATTGCGCGCCAATCCCTGGGACACTTTTTTCAGCGTCATCCTGCCGCTCGCACGTCCCGGCTTCATTACGGCGGCGATCCTGGGTTTCGCCCATACCGTCGGTGAGTTCGGCGTTGTACTGATGATCGGCGGCAACATTCCCGACAAGACCCGGGTGGTCTCGGTACAAATCTACGACCACGTCGAAGCCATGGAATACTCACAAGCGCATTGGCTTGCCGGTGCGATGCTGGTGTTTTCGTTTTTGGTGTTGCTGGCGCTCTATTCCAGCCGCAAGTCGCGCGCAGGCTGGGGTTGA
- a CDS encoding nitronate monooxygenase family protein, with protein MNQWPDTRILDLLGIELPIIQGPMAGATNSSMVIAVCNAGGLGSMPAAMLSIEQLREELKAIRQGTDKPFNVNFFCHQPPAADEQRARDWKNLLEPYYRELGADFDAPTPVSNRAPFDAAACEVLEDFRPEVVSFHFGLPEKSLLDRVKATGAKILSSATNVDEAVWLEQNGCDAIIAMGYEAGGHRGMFLSDDLSSQVGTFALVPQIVDAVKVPVIAAGAIADARGVAAAFMLGASAAQVGTAYLFTPEAKVSASHHKALRTAKDSETAITNLFTGRPARGILNRVMREVGPMSDKAPAFPLAGGALMPLRAKDEADFSNLWAGQAFTLGKELSSAELTRQLAEGALAKLTR; from the coding sequence ATGAACCAATGGCCAGATACGCGCATTCTTGACCTGCTCGGCATCGAACTGCCGATTATCCAGGGCCCTATGGCCGGTGCCACCAACTCGTCAATGGTCATTGCGGTGTGCAACGCGGGCGGCTTGGGTTCGATGCCGGCGGCGATGCTGAGCATCGAGCAATTACGCGAAGAACTGAAGGCCATCCGTCAGGGCACTGACAAACCGTTCAACGTCAATTTCTTCTGCCACCAGCCACCGGCCGCCGATGAACAGCGGGCACGGGACTGGAAGAATCTGCTGGAACCCTACTACCGCGAACTGGGTGCTGACTTCGATGCACCGACGCCGGTATCCAACCGCGCACCTTTTGATGCAGCCGCTTGCGAAGTACTTGAAGATTTTCGTCCTGAGGTGGTGAGTTTCCACTTTGGCCTGCCGGAAAAATCCCTGCTGGACCGGGTCAAGGCCACCGGGGCGAAAATCCTGTCCTCGGCAACCAACGTCGACGAAGCCGTCTGGCTGGAACAGAACGGTTGCGACGCAATCATCGCCATGGGCTACGAGGCCGGAGGGCATCGGGGCATGTTCCTCAGCGATGACCTGAGCAGCCAGGTGGGAACCTTTGCGCTCGTTCCGCAAATCGTCGACGCGGTCAAAGTGCCCGTGATTGCTGCCGGTGCGATCGCCGATGCACGAGGCGTTGCAGCGGCATTCATGCTCGGTGCATCTGCTGCTCAGGTCGGCACGGCTTATCTGTTTACACCGGAGGCCAAAGTCAGCGCTTCTCATCACAAGGCGCTGCGCACCGCGAAGGACAGTGAAACCGCTATCACCAACCTGTTCACCGGGCGCCCGGCACGGGGGATTCTGAATCGAGTGATGCGTGAAGTGGGACCGATGTCGGACAAAGCGCCAGCGTTTCCGTTGGCTGGCGGAGCTCTGATGCCGTTGCGCGCCAAGGATGAGGCTGATTTCAGCAACCTCTGGGCTGGTCAGGCGTTTACGCTGGGCAAGGAGTTGAGCAGCGCTGAACTGACTCGGCAACTGGCCGAGGGTGCGCTGGCGAAACTGACCCGGTAA
- a CDS encoding ABC-F family ATP-binding cassette domain-containing protein: MTHVSRTPALVSLNQLGFQFADGETIFDALNLKFNQTPTAIVGRNGVGKSVLARLIAGHLQPTEGTVTRTVATTYVAQNRVSVRGQTVAETTGSAAILQALDRLNQGNGSAEDFDLIGEQWDLPDRLARFLDEAGLSGVEPSDLTEKLSEGQQARIALIGAFLSQAPLLILDEPTNHLDKGGRRWLMTALERWNSGLIVVSHDRQLLDGMQRIIELNGAVANDFGGNYSAFREHQRIHQAAAQARLDQARSERQRERGRLRHEHDAIQRHASNSRRKAETANIASFEYVAIKGAAREIMGHVRQSHQARKAELDSRVREAFAKVQPEDSVLVNLPGSTVPSNRQVCTLIEARLPWLPHEAATSRLSLTIHGPMRIAISGPNGCGKSTLLKVLAGQLAPVDGVAATHVSFAFLDQQLAQLDDPRSIIEQLMMQGVTVDEGTLRSNLAHLQLDARRATGCCASLSGGERLKAALALALWRADPAQLLLLDEPTNHLDIPSVEAFERALQTFPGAIVAVSHDQDFLKALQPTHSLNWHRSGWILQPTN, from the coding sequence ATGACTCACGTCTCGCGTACGCCTGCCCTCGTATCCCTGAATCAGCTGGGTTTCCAGTTCGCCGATGGCGAGACGATTTTCGATGCACTCAATTTGAAGTTCAATCAAACGCCAACCGCCATCGTCGGACGCAATGGTGTCGGCAAAAGCGTATTGGCGCGTTTGATTGCCGGGCATTTGCAGCCAACTGAAGGAACTGTGACCCGCACGGTGGCGACAACTTATGTGGCGCAAAACCGTGTCTCGGTGCGAGGCCAGACAGTCGCAGAGACCACGGGCAGTGCAGCCATTCTTCAGGCACTGGATCGATTGAATCAAGGTAACGGATCGGCCGAAGATTTCGACCTCATTGGCGAACAATGGGATTTGCCTGATCGCTTGGCGCGATTTCTCGATGAGGCCGGGCTGAGCGGCGTTGAGCCCTCTGACTTGACCGAAAAACTGAGTGAAGGCCAGCAAGCCCGTATCGCGCTGATTGGCGCCTTTTTGAGCCAGGCACCGTTGCTGATCCTTGATGAGCCGACCAATCACCTGGACAAAGGTGGGAGGCGATGGCTGATGACCGCACTGGAACGATGGAACAGCGGGCTGATCGTTGTCAGCCATGACCGCCAATTGCTCGATGGCATGCAACGGATTATCGAACTCAATGGAGCTGTGGCAAATGACTTCGGAGGCAATTACTCGGCATTCCGTGAGCATCAGCGGATCCATCAAGCGGCGGCACAAGCACGCCTTGATCAAGCCCGAAGCGAACGCCAGCGCGAACGCGGGCGGTTGCGGCACGAACACGACGCGATACAACGCCACGCATCCAACTCCCGACGCAAAGCCGAGACCGCCAACATTGCCAGTTTCGAATATGTTGCGATCAAAGGCGCCGCCCGGGAAATCATGGGGCATGTCCGACAGAGTCATCAGGCACGCAAGGCCGAGCTCGATTCCCGGGTTCGGGAGGCCTTCGCCAAGGTGCAGCCAGAAGACAGCGTGCTGGTCAACTTGCCCGGAAGCACCGTGCCGAGCAACCGCCAGGTCTGCACGCTAATTGAAGCCAGGCTGCCGTGGCTGCCGCACGAAGCGGCGACGAGCCGCCTGAGCTTGACGATCCATGGGCCGATGCGAATCGCTATCAGCGGCCCCAACGGGTGCGGGAAATCAACCCTGCTGAAGGTGCTCGCCGGCCAACTGGCGCCTGTCGACGGGGTCGCCGCGACTCACGTGTCATTCGCGTTTCTTGATCAACAATTGGCTCAACTGGACGATCCGCGCTCGATCATCGAACAGTTGATGATGCAGGGGGTGACCGTGGACGAAGGCACGCTGCGCAGCAACCTCGCTCACCTGCAACTGGATGCTCGTCGCGCCACAGGATGTTGCGCTTCATTGAGCGGTGGCGAACGTCTGAAAGCCGCACTGGCGCTGGCATTGTGGAGAGCAGACCCCGCGCAGTTGCTGTTGCTGGACGAACCGACCAATCATCTGGACATACCCTCGGTGGAAGCTTTCGAGCGAGCCTTGCAGACATTTCCAGGGGCAATAGTTGCCGTTTCGCACGACCAGGACTTCCTCAAGGCGCTGCAACCGACTCACTCTCTGAACTGGCATCGTTCGGGGTGGATACTTCAACCGACGAACTGA